In one window of Pseudomonas putida DNA:
- a CDS encoding energy transducer TonB, translating into MTNKRSNLVRYGASLAAVLGVHVIAVVLTLNWSVPQAIELPPAAMMVELAPVPEPAPPPPPKAAPQPPAPVEEPPLPKLVEAPKPKIAIPKPPKPKAKPQPPKPEKKPEPPKDEPPAKEQVADTAPSNAPPQKSAAPQPSIASNSNALPTWQSDLLRHLAKYKKYPEDARRRGLQGINRLRFVVDAEGKVLSYSLAGGSGSAALDRATMDMIRRAGTVPKPPAELLNNGTIEVVAPFVYSLDKR; encoded by the coding sequence ATGACGAACAAGCGCTCCAACCTGGTGCGCTACGGTGCCAGCCTGGCAGCCGTGCTCGGTGTGCACGTGATCGCCGTAGTGCTGACGCTCAACTGGTCGGTGCCCCAGGCCATCGAGCTGCCGCCGGCAGCGATGATGGTCGAGCTGGCACCGGTCCCCGAGCCTGCGCCACCGCCGCCACCGAAAGCTGCTCCACAGCCGCCTGCGCCGGTCGAAGAGCCACCGCTGCCCAAGCTGGTGGAGGCTCCGAAACCGAAGATCGCGATCCCGAAGCCGCCCAAGCCGAAGGCCAAGCCCCAGCCGCCCAAGCCCGAGAAAAAGCCTGAGCCGCCGAAGGACGAACCACCGGCCAAGGAACAAGTGGCCGATACCGCGCCAAGCAACGCTCCGCCGCAGAAGTCGGCAGCGCCGCAGCCGAGTATCGCCTCCAACAGCAACGCCCTGCCGACATGGCAAAGCGACCTGCTGCGTCACCTGGCGAAGTACAAGAAGTACCCGGAAGACGCACGTCGCCGTGGCCTGCAAGGGATCAACCGGCTGCGCTTCGTGGTCGATGCCGAGGGCAAGGTGCTGTCGTATTCACTGGCAGGAGGCTCAGGCAGTGCTGCACTGGACCGCGCGACGATGGACATGATCCGCCGCGCCGGCACGGTACCCAAACCGCCTGCGGAGTTGTTGAACAATGGCACGATCGAGGTAGTGGCGCCCTTCGTCTACTCGTTGGACAAGCGCTGA
- a CDS encoding hydrogen peroxide-inducible genes activator produces MTLTELRYIVTLAQEQHFGHAAERCHVSQPTLSVGVKKLEDELGVLIFERSKSAVRLTPVGESIVAQAQKVLEQAQGIRELAQAGKNQLTAPLKVGAIYTVGPYLFPHLIPQLHRVAPQMPLYIEENFTHVLREKLRNGELDAVIIALPFNEADVLTLPLYDEPFCALMPADHPWTAKKTIDTALLNDKSLLLLGEGHCFRDQVLEACPTLNKGNDASKHTTVESSSLETIRHMVASGLGVSILPLSAVHSHHYAPGVIEVRPLTAPAPFRTVAIAWRASFPRPKAIEILADSIRLCSVAKAPAPQPA; encoded by the coding sequence ATGACCCTCACTGAACTCCGCTACATCGTCACACTCGCTCAGGAGCAGCACTTCGGCCATGCCGCCGAGCGTTGCCACGTCAGCCAGCCGACCCTGTCGGTCGGGGTGAAGAAGCTTGAGGACGAGCTGGGCGTGCTGATCTTCGAACGCAGCAAGAGCGCCGTACGCCTGACACCGGTCGGCGAAAGCATCGTCGCCCAGGCGCAGAAGGTGCTCGAGCAGGCCCAAGGCATCCGCGAACTGGCCCAGGCCGGCAAGAACCAGCTCACTGCTCCACTGAAAGTCGGCGCCATCTATACCGTCGGCCCCTACCTGTTTCCGCACCTGATTCCACAGCTGCACCGGGTTGCCCCGCAGATGCCGCTGTACATCGAAGAGAACTTCACCCACGTGCTGCGCGAGAAACTGCGCAACGGCGAACTGGACGCGGTCATCATCGCGCTGCCGTTCAACGAGGCCGACGTGCTGACGCTACCGCTGTACGATGAGCCATTCTGCGCGCTGATGCCGGCCGACCACCCCTGGACCGCCAAGAAGACCATCGACACCGCCCTGCTCAACGACAAGAGCCTGCTGCTGCTCGGCGAAGGTCACTGCTTCCGCGACCAGGTACTCGAAGCCTGCCCGACCCTGAACAAGGGTAACGATGCCTCGAAGCACACCACGGTCGAATCCAGCTCGCTGGAGACCATCCGTCATATGGTCGCCTCGGGCCTGGGTGTTTCGATCCTGCCGTTGTCGGCGGTGCACAGTCATCACTACGCCCCTGGCGTCATCGAAGTGCGTCCACTGACAGCGCCTGCGCCGTTCCGAACCGTTGCCATCGCCTGGCGCGCCAGCTTCCCGCGGCCAAAGGCAATCGAGATCCTCGCCGATTCGATCCGCCTCTGTTCGGTCGCCAAGGCGCCTGCGCCACAGCCGGCCTGA